TTTCTTGTAACGTCCAGTTCCGTACCGGTGCCGGTCCTGATCCTCAGGCTATCGGGCTTTATCATGGTAATCTTCCCGATTATTCCGCCGGCCGTTACGACTTTATCACCAACCTTAAGCTTCTCCATCATCTGCTTGAACTGCTTATCCCTCTTCCTCTGAGGCATAATAATCAAGAAATAAAAGAAAGCAACCATTAGGACTAGCCAGATGATTATCCCTGAGAAGCCCCCGCTGGTCGCAGCCCCTGCATCTGCCGTAGGAGCTGCAACATCTCCTGCTGGGGCATATGCTATGAAACTAAGGATTGAAAACATTTACATACCTCCTGTCATGGTTAGAGCACCTGTATGATTTTACCAGAATAGACTACCCAATTCAACTAACAAACCTTTTTGGAGTTCTGTCGCTGCCAATAGGGAACGGCTTACATGATATAATTCCGTTGACAAACGGATGAAAGGGAGGA
This window of the Mesotoga infera genome carries:
- the yajC gene encoding preprotein translocase subunit YajC gives rise to the protein MFSILSFIAYAPAGDVAAPTADAGAATSGGFSGIIIWLVLMVAFFYFLIIMPQRKRDKQFKQMMEKLKVGDKVVTAGGIIGKITMIKPDSLRIRTGTGTELDVTRKAIAVVVNKGENEKEEVEPDVNVKQ